In a single window of the Allobranchiibius huperziae genome:
- the argH gene encoding argininosuccinate lyase codes for MTDETRATPAPTVSLWGGRFSDGPADALAALSKSTHFDWRLASYDIRGSRAHARVLHGAGLLSPEDLAAMLDALDRLADDVASGAFGPAPDDEDVHTALERGLIDRAGPEVGGRLRAGRSRNDQIATLFRVYLREHAREVGGLLLDVVDALVLHARAHLGVAMPGRTHLQHAQPVLLSHHLLAHAWALLRDVDRLRDWDVRADESPYGSGALAGTALGLDPLAVAHELGFSTSSSNSIDGTASRDVVAEFAFVAAMAAVDISRIAEEVILWATREFSFVTLDDAFSTGSSIMPQKKNPDVAELARGKAGRLVGDLAGLMTTLKGLPLAYNRDLQEDKEPIFDAVDSLEVLLPAFSGMVATLTFDTERLESLAPQGFALATDIADWLVRQGVAFRIAHEVAGACVRVCESRGIELWELTDEDLQEIDPALQPGVREVLSVPGSLASRSSRGGTAPERVRDQLQEVDARNDELRTWTRRVPGDHAAE; via the coding sequence ATGACCGACGAGACCCGAGCGACCCCAGCGCCCACCGTCAGCCTGTGGGGCGGCCGGTTCAGCGACGGGCCGGCGGACGCCCTGGCGGCGCTGTCGAAGTCGACGCACTTCGACTGGCGGCTCGCGTCGTACGACATCCGCGGCTCCCGGGCGCACGCCAGGGTGCTGCACGGAGCGGGACTGCTGTCGCCGGAGGATCTCGCCGCGATGCTGGACGCCTTGGACCGACTGGCGGACGACGTCGCGAGCGGCGCGTTCGGTCCCGCACCGGACGACGAGGACGTGCACACCGCGCTCGAACGGGGACTGATCGACCGGGCCGGTCCGGAGGTGGGCGGCCGGTTGCGCGCCGGCCGGTCGCGCAACGACCAGATCGCCACGCTCTTCCGGGTCTACCTGCGCGAGCACGCCCGTGAGGTCGGGGGACTGCTGCTCGACGTGGTCGACGCCCTGGTCCTGCACGCCCGCGCGCACCTCGGTGTCGCGATGCCGGGCCGCACCCACCTACAGCATGCGCAGCCGGTGCTGTTGTCCCATCACCTGCTCGCCCACGCCTGGGCGTTGCTGCGGGACGTCGACCGGCTGCGTGACTGGGACGTGCGCGCGGACGAGTCGCCCTACGGATCCGGGGCACTGGCGGGTACGGCGCTCGGTCTCGACCCGCTCGCCGTGGCCCATGAGCTGGGCTTCAGCACCTCGTCGTCGAACTCCATCGACGGCACCGCGAGTCGGGACGTCGTCGCCGAGTTCGCGTTCGTCGCGGCGATGGCCGCGGTGGACATCTCCCGCATCGCCGAGGAGGTCATCCTCTGGGCCACCCGCGAGTTCTCCTTCGTGACGCTGGACGACGCGTTCTCCACCGGGTCGAGCATCATGCCGCAGAAGAAGAACCCCGACGTCGCCGAGCTGGCGCGGGGCAAGGCGGGTCGCCTCGTCGGTGATCTCGCGGGACTGATGACGACGCTCAAGGGCCTCCCGCTCGCCTACAACCGTGATCTGCAGGAGGACAAGGAGCCGATCTTCGACGCCGTCGACTCGCTCGAGGTGCTGCTCCCGGCGTTCTCCGGGATGGTCGCCACCCTCACCTTCGACACCGAGCGCCTCGAGTCGCTCGCGCCGCAGGGTTTCGCCCTCGCCACCGACATCGCCGACTGGCTGGTGCGTCAGGGGGTCGCGTTCCGGATCGCGCACGAGGTGGCCGGCGCATGCGTGCGGGTGTGCGAGTCGCGCGGCATCGAGCTGTGGGAGCTGACCGACGAGGACCTGCAGGAGATCGATCCGGCCCTGCAGCCCGGGGTGCGCGAGGTGCTGAGCGTGCCGGGCTCTCTGGCCTCGCGCAGCTCCCGGGGCGGCACGGCGCCGGAGCGGGTGCGCGACCAGCTCCAGGAGGTCGATGCGCGCAACGACGAGCTGCGCACCTGGACCCGGCGAGTGCCCGGGGACCACGCCGCGGAATGA
- a CDS encoding DNA-3-methyladenine glycosylase, giving the protein MTGPASLPFPLDGSVDVLDVAPRMLGAYVEHAGVGVRICEVEAYDGANDPGAHGFRGQTPRNSVMFGPPGHLYVYFTYGMHYCINVVCGPVGHAAGLLLRAGEVVQGVGLARERRGLRGRQGTVPDRDLARGPARLALALGFTDLGRNGTDLRDPESPVHVRAGEPVPLTAVRTGPRVGVSGAGGDGATYPWRFWIDGDPHVSTYRPSKPRRRT; this is encoded by the coding sequence ATGACCGGTCCTGCCTCGCTGCCGTTCCCGCTCGACGGTTCGGTGGACGTGCTCGACGTGGCGCCGAGGATGCTCGGGGCGTACGTCGAGCACGCCGGCGTGGGAGTGCGGATCTGCGAGGTCGAGGCGTACGACGGTGCGAACGACCCGGGAGCGCACGGCTTCCGGGGGCAGACGCCGCGCAACTCGGTGATGTTCGGGCCTCCGGGGCACCTGTACGTCTACTTCACGTACGGGATGCACTACTGCATCAACGTCGTCTGCGGTCCGGTCGGGCATGCGGCCGGCCTCCTGCTCCGGGCCGGCGAGGTCGTGCAGGGCGTCGGCCTCGCTCGGGAGCGTCGTGGCCTTCGAGGCCGACAAGGCACGGTCCCCGACCGAGACCTGGCCCGTGGGCCCGCGCGGCTGGCCCTGGCCCTGGGTTTCACCGACCTGGGCCGCAACGGCACCGATCTGAGGGACCCGGAGTCGCCCGTGCACGTACGGGCGGGCGAGCCGGTGCCGCTGACCGCGGTCCGGACCGGCCCGCGGGTAGGGGTCAGCGGTGCCGGCGGGGACGGTGCGACGTACCCCTGGCGGTTCTGGATCGACGGCGACCCGCACGTCTCGACGTACCGCCCGTCGAAACCCCGTCGACGTACCTGA
- the tyrS gene encoding tyrosine--tRNA ligase: MTDIFEELQWRGMVAQTTDETALREALASGPLTVYCGFDPTAPSLHFGNLVQLVLLRRLQRAGHHVLCLVGGSTGLIGDPRPSAERALKTPEQTAEWVSRIEEQVQPFLDFDGSNPARMVNNLDWTRGITALDFLRDIGKHFRVNTMIKKDAVAARLNSEHGISYTEFSYQVLQGLDYLHLFREFGCTLQTGAVDQWGNILAGADLIRSTEGAAVHVLTTPLLTDSSGRKYGKSEGNAVWLDAKMFSPWAFYQFWINVDDAEVVTLLKVLTDLDREQIAVLEQQVRDEPFRRTAQRTLAELVTTLVHGADATRSAQAAAEALFAKGDVSALDERTLQDATAELPGGVVDTGSTIVDALVQTGVADSRNAARRLIDEGGISLNNVKVTTAEATLTEADYLHGRVALIKRGRKHLVAARRS, from the coding sequence GTGACTGACATCTTCGAGGAGCTGCAGTGGCGCGGCATGGTGGCCCAGACCACCGACGAGACCGCCCTGCGCGAGGCACTCGCGAGCGGCCCCTTGACGGTCTACTGCGGTTTCGACCCGACCGCGCCGTCGCTGCACTTCGGCAACCTGGTGCAGCTCGTGCTACTACGCCGACTGCAGCGTGCCGGGCACCACGTGCTGTGCCTGGTGGGCGGCTCGACGGGCCTGATCGGCGACCCGCGACCGTCGGCCGAACGGGCGCTGAAGACGCCTGAGCAGACCGCTGAGTGGGTGAGCCGCATCGAGGAGCAGGTGCAGCCGTTCCTGGACTTCGACGGGTCCAACCCCGCCCGTATGGTCAACAACCTGGACTGGACGCGGGGCATCACCGCCCTGGACTTCCTGCGCGACATCGGCAAGCACTTCCGGGTCAACACGATGATCAAGAAGGACGCCGTCGCCGCGCGGCTGAACAGCGAGCACGGCATCAGCTACACCGAGTTCAGCTACCAGGTGCTGCAGGGACTGGACTACCTGCACCTGTTCCGGGAGTTCGGGTGCACGCTGCAGACCGGCGCGGTCGACCAGTGGGGCAACATCCTGGCCGGCGCCGACCTGATCCGGTCCACCGAGGGCGCGGCGGTGCACGTGCTCACGACCCCGTTGCTGACCGACTCCAGCGGCCGCAAGTACGGCAAGTCCGAGGGCAACGCCGTCTGGCTGGACGCCAAGATGTTCAGCCCGTGGGCCTTCTACCAGTTCTGGATCAACGTCGACGACGCCGAGGTGGTGACTCTGCTCAAGGTGCTGACCGACCTGGACCGGGAGCAGATCGCGGTCCTGGAGCAGCAGGTGCGTGACGAGCCCTTCCGTCGTACGGCGCAGCGCACGCTGGCGGAGCTGGTGACCACCCTCGTGCACGGCGCCGACGCCACCAGGTCCGCGCAGGCCGCCGCTGAGGCGCTGTTCGCCAAGGGGGATGTGAGCGCGCTCGACGAACGCACGCTGCAGGACGCGACGGCGGAGCTTCCGGGCGGCGTTGTGGACACCGGGTCCACGATCGTCGACGCCCTGGTGCAGACGGGCGTGGCCGACAGCCGCAACGCTGCACGACGGCTGATCGACGAGGGCGGCATCTCGCTCAACAACGTCAAGGTGACGACCGCGGAGGCCACCTTGACCGAGGCTGATTACCTGCACGGACGGGTGGCTCTGATCAAGCGCGGACGCAAGCATCTGGTGGCCGCACGGAGGTCCTGA
- a CDS encoding single-stranded DNA-binding protein — MAQAANEGPGAGSVLNDVQLIGRISAPAERRVMPSDDELVSFRLVVDRARLGKPVTDRKRPTVDVIDVACWTARTRKVALALQPGDVVRVQGALRRRFWKAGGGAVSRHEVEAASVARVRGVGARR; from the coding sequence ATGGCACAAGCAGCGAATGAGGGACCGGGCGCCGGATCGGTGCTCAACGACGTACAGCTGATCGGTCGGATCAGCGCGCCGGCGGAACGCCGGGTGATGCCGAGCGACGATGAGCTGGTCAGTTTCCGACTGGTCGTGGATCGCGCCCGGCTTGGCAAGCCCGTGACGGATCGCAAGAGACCGACCGTCGACGTCATCGACGTCGCGTGCTGGACGGCCAGGACCCGCAAGGTGGCGCTCGCGTTGCAGCCCGGAGACGTCGTTCGGGTGCAGGGAGCCCTTCGGCGGCGCTTCTGGAAGGCTGGCGGCGGCGCCGTAAGCCGCCATGAGGTGGAAGCCGCGTCGGTGGCCAGGGTGCGCGGGGTCGGCGCGCGGCGGTGA
- a CDS encoding HAD-IIA family hydrolase, translated as MPRALRDLYPGLVCDLDGVVYRGADAVPYAVEGLSEVASTSPGGVVYATNNASRPPEQVAEQLRSLGLAVSGDHVVNSSVAGAQVLAGRLAAGSPVLAVGGGGVADALRGAGLSPVLPSEVAETIRPVKAVLQGYGPDVRASDLAEVAYAVQSGADWVVTNADRTLPTDRGIAPGNGSLVNAVRSAVDVDPEIVGKPGPLMYQLAAQRLGTDPEHTLGIGDRLETDIAGAHAAGMDSLLVFTGVHGVADVVAADRHLRPRYVAGDLRSLGEVYDEPVADGPGWRVGGLVGALETSAQPNVRFEGSDDGAAQGQDGLRIALRVLWAALDDGRISLKAAVSATQRWQ; from the coding sequence ATGCCCCGTGCCCTGCGTGATCTCTACCCCGGCCTCGTCTGCGACCTCGACGGGGTGGTGTACCGAGGCGCCGACGCGGTGCCGTACGCCGTCGAGGGTCTCTCGGAAGTGGCGTCGACGTCACCCGGGGGAGTCGTGTACGCCACCAACAACGCTTCCCGGCCTCCCGAGCAGGTCGCCGAGCAGCTCCGTTCACTGGGGCTGGCCGTTTCCGGCGACCACGTCGTCAACAGCTCGGTGGCCGGCGCGCAGGTGCTGGCGGGGCGTCTGGCCGCCGGATCGCCGGTACTGGCGGTCGGTGGAGGAGGCGTCGCGGATGCGCTGCGCGGCGCGGGGTTGAGTCCGGTTCTCCCTTCGGAGGTCGCGGAGACGATCAGGCCGGTCAAAGCGGTGCTGCAGGGATATGGTCCCGACGTGCGTGCCAGCGACCTGGCCGAGGTCGCGTACGCCGTCCAGTCCGGAGCGGACTGGGTCGTCACCAACGCCGACCGCACCCTTCCGACCGATCGGGGGATCGCGCCGGGCAACGGATCGCTGGTCAACGCGGTACGGAGCGCGGTCGACGTCGACCCCGAGATCGTCGGCAAGCCCGGCCCGTTGATGTATCAGTTGGCCGCGCAACGGCTCGGCACCGATCCTGAGCACACCCTCGGCATCGGTGACCGCCTCGAGACGGACATCGCCGGCGCGCATGCGGCAGGAATGGATTCACTGCTGGTGTTCACCGGGGTGCACGGTGTGGCTGATGTCGTCGCAGCCGACCGGCACCTGCGTCCGCGGTACGTCGCGGGGGATCTTCGATCCCTCGGCGAGGTGTACGACGAACCGGTGGCCGACGGTCCCGGCTGGCGGGTGGGCGGTCTGGTCGGTGCGCTGGAGACCTCCGCGCAGCCGAACGTGCGCTTCGAAGGCAGCGATGACGGTGCTGCGCAGGGACAGGACGGGCTACGCATCGCGTTACGCGTGCTGTGGGCCGCACTGGACGATGGCCGGATCTCCCTCAAGGCGGCAGTGTCGGCCACCCAGCGCTGGCAGTAG
- a CDS encoding TlyA family rRNA (cytidine-2'-O)-methyltransferase, translating to MTCPADDGPTTRLDQALVARGLARSRAVAADLVQDGRVRVDGTVAQKASMRVCEDTAVAVEGEPERWVGRAAYKLVAALQAFPVDPSEARCIDVGASTGGFTQVLLDAGARQVVALDVGHDQLAAVVADDPRVIEMSGVNVRDLDPERVGGPADVVVADLSFISLRLVLGTLARFTAPTGDLVTLVKPQFEVGRERLGRTGVVISAQQHAEVLRKVVEHAQAAALHVHGLLRSPVVGGSGNTEYLMWARPASEGKMTDVAIEEFVSGVAGEQR from the coding sequence GTGACCTGTCCAGCTGACGACGGGCCGACGACGCGCCTGGACCAGGCGCTCGTCGCCCGTGGCCTGGCCCGCTCGCGCGCCGTGGCCGCCGACCTGGTGCAGGACGGGCGGGTGCGGGTCGACGGCACGGTCGCCCAGAAGGCCTCGATGCGGGTGTGCGAGGACACCGCCGTCGCCGTCGAGGGAGAACCGGAGCGCTGGGTGGGGCGCGCGGCCTACAAGCTGGTGGCCGCCCTGCAGGCCTTCCCCGTCGACCCGTCGGAGGCTCGCTGCATCGACGTGGGCGCCTCGACCGGAGGATTCACCCAGGTGCTGCTCGATGCGGGCGCGCGCCAGGTGGTCGCTCTCGACGTCGGGCACGACCAGCTCGCCGCGGTCGTCGCGGACGACCCGCGCGTGATCGAGATGTCCGGGGTGAATGTGCGCGATCTCGATCCCGAACGGGTCGGTGGTCCCGCCGACGTCGTGGTGGCCGACCTCAGCTTCATCTCCCTGCGCCTGGTGCTCGGCACCCTGGCCCGGTTCACCGCACCCACGGGCGACCTCGTCACGCTCGTCAAACCGCAGTTCGAGGTCGGCCGCGAACGCCTCGGACGCACGGGGGTGGTGATCTCGGCGCAGCAGCACGCGGAGGTGCTGCGCAAGGTGGTCGAGCACGCGCAGGCCGCCGCGCTGCACGTGCATGGACTGCTGCGCAGTCCGGTCGTCGGCGGATCCGGCAACACGGAGTACCTGATGTGGGCGCGACCCGCGTCGGAAGGCAAGATGACCGACGTGGCCATCGAGGAGTTCGTGAGCGGCGTGGCAGGTGAGCAGCGATGA
- a CDS encoding NAD kinase, whose translation MSRRIVLIGHPRRAEALDIAIKLVRDLAAADVEVTGPADELEAFGVLHEPNVSIADCRESMDGAELAVVLGGDGTILRAAELVRDIGVPLLGINLGHVGFLAEADRDDVHATVKKIVERSWSVEERMTLEVEVSIDGRVVWKSWALNEASVEKRARERMLELVLEIDDRPLSTWGADGIVMATPTGSTAYAFSAGGPVVWPGVDALLLVPISAHALFARPLVLDHNSHVGIELLERTGAHAVVWCDGRRSFDIPPSARIDVRRSGRPVRLARLSTAPFTDRLVAKFDLSVSGWRGMGPAPGPSEA comes from the coding sequence ATGAGCCGCCGCATCGTCCTGATCGGCCACCCGCGACGGGCCGAGGCACTCGACATCGCCATCAAGCTCGTACGTGACCTGGCCGCGGCCGACGTCGAGGTCACCGGTCCGGCCGACGAGCTCGAGGCGTTCGGGGTGCTGCACGAGCCCAACGTCTCGATCGCCGATTGCCGTGAATCGATGGACGGCGCCGAACTGGCCGTGGTGCTGGGCGGGGACGGCACGATCCTGCGAGCAGCCGAGCTGGTGCGCGACATCGGAGTGCCGCTCCTCGGGATCAACCTCGGCCACGTCGGCTTCTTGGCCGAGGCCGACCGCGACGACGTGCACGCCACGGTCAAGAAGATCGTCGAGCGGTCCTGGAGCGTCGAGGAGCGGATGACCCTCGAGGTCGAGGTCAGCATCGACGGTCGGGTCGTCTGGAAGAGCTGGGCTCTCAACGAGGCCTCGGTGGAGAAGCGCGCCCGCGAGCGGATGCTCGAGCTGGTGCTCGAGATCGACGACCGCCCGCTGTCCACCTGGGGAGCCGACGGCATCGTGATGGCCACCCCGACGGGCTCGACGGCGTACGCCTTCTCCGCCGGCGGACCCGTCGTCTGGCCGGGTGTCGACGCGCTGCTGCTCGTGCCCATCTCCGCCCACGCCCTCTTCGCGCGGCCCCTGGTGCTGGACCACAACTCCCACGTCGGCATCGAGCTGCTGGAGCGCACCGGCGCCCACGCCGTCGTCTGGTGCGACGGGCGCCGCTCGTTCGACATCCCGCCGTCGGCCCGCATCGACGTACGACGCAGCGGGCGTCCGGTGCGGCTGGCCCGGCTCTCCACAGCGCCGTTCACCGACCGACTCGTCGCGAAGTTCGACCTGTCGGTGTCCGGATGGCGTGGGATGGGTCCCGCGCCCGGACCCAGCGAGGCCTGA
- the recN gene encoding DNA repair protein RecN, with protein sequence MLQEIHLRGLGVIEDALLELSDGLNVVTGETGAGKTMVVQGLGLLLGGRADPGLVRAGSGQAVVEGVVQVADGDPALARALEAGADGEDAVRDGLVLVRSVSTAGRSRAHIGGRTAPIGVLAEIGEHLVAVHGQADQWRLQRPDQHRAVLDEFGGTPLARTRAEYVALYEEWTAVRAEVTTLREESRERAQRLELLTAGLEEIAAVDPQPGEDEDLAAQSERMLHVDALREAAALAHAALVGDDDDPERAPYVVDLVSHARQSLAGEGEHDVELAGLADRLREIGILAGELGADLGGYLAGLDIEPGRLEAVQQRRAALGRLTRKYGADVAEVLAWAKDAAASVDALAGSDDRIAHLDTRLEQLATQLVDAADALTTARRTAATTLQEQVAQELTHLAMGSARIEVVVTPTPGEYTGHGVDRVEIMLAANKGAALRNLAKAASGGELSRVMLALEVVTGSGAVPTFVFDEVDAGVGGAAALDVGARLQRLAEHAQVIVVTHLAQVAAYADRHLVVRKESDGQVTQSDVAVVEGEDRLAELARMLGGVSDSQVAQDHARELLDAAQGPRSRGTGVSATPVGRRRPVDNVG encoded by the coding sequence ATGCTCCAGGAGATCCACCTGCGGGGCCTCGGGGTCATCGAGGATGCGCTGCTGGAGCTGTCCGACGGCCTGAACGTGGTCACCGGCGAGACCGGCGCCGGCAAGACGATGGTCGTGCAGGGTCTCGGGCTGCTGCTCGGCGGCCGGGCGGACCCGGGCCTGGTGCGCGCCGGGAGCGGGCAGGCCGTCGTCGAGGGCGTGGTGCAGGTGGCCGACGGGGATCCGGCGCTGGCCAGGGCTCTCGAGGCGGGCGCCGACGGCGAGGACGCTGTCCGGGACGGGCTCGTCCTGGTGCGCAGCGTGTCCACGGCGGGCCGCTCCCGTGCCCACATCGGTGGCCGCACGGCCCCCATCGGAGTGCTCGCCGAGATCGGGGAGCACCTGGTCGCCGTGCACGGCCAAGCGGACCAGTGGCGTCTGCAACGCCCCGACCAGCACCGCGCGGTGCTCGATGAGTTCGGCGGGACGCCGCTCGCCCGGACGCGCGCCGAGTACGTGGCCCTCTACGAGGAATGGACCGCTGTACGGGCGGAAGTCACCACTCTGCGCGAGGAGTCCCGGGAGCGGGCCCAACGCCTGGAGCTGCTCACCGCGGGCCTGGAGGAGATCGCCGCCGTCGATCCGCAGCCGGGTGAGGACGAGGACCTCGCCGCGCAGAGCGAGCGGATGCTGCACGTCGACGCGCTGCGGGAGGCTGCCGCCCTGGCCCACGCAGCGCTGGTGGGCGACGACGACGATCCCGAGCGGGCGCCGTACGTCGTCGACCTGGTCTCGCACGCCCGCCAGTCGCTGGCAGGGGAGGGGGAGCACGACGTCGAGCTCGCAGGCCTCGCCGACCGACTGCGCGAGATCGGCATCCTCGCCGGTGAGCTGGGTGCCGACCTGGGTGGCTACCTGGCCGGCCTCGACATCGAACCGGGCCGTCTCGAAGCCGTGCAGCAGCGGCGTGCGGCGCTCGGCAGGCTGACCCGCAAGTACGGCGCGGACGTGGCCGAGGTGCTCGCCTGGGCCAAGGACGCGGCAGCGTCCGTCGACGCGCTCGCCGGCAGCGACGACCGCATCGCCCACCTGGACACGCGGCTCGAGCAGTTGGCGACCCAGCTGGTGGACGCGGCCGACGCGTTGACCACCGCGCGTCGTACGGCGGCCACGACGTTGCAGGAGCAGGTGGCGCAGGAGTTGACCCATCTGGCGATGGGCTCGGCGCGCATCGAGGTGGTGGTGACCCCGACACCGGGGGAGTACACCGGCCACGGCGTCGACCGGGTCGAGATCATGCTGGCGGCCAACAAGGGCGCCGCGCTGCGCAACCTCGCGAAGGCCGCCTCCGGGGGTGAACTGTCCCGGGTGATGCTGGCACTGGAGGTGGTCACCGGCTCCGGAGCGGTGCCGACGTTCGTCTTCGACGAGGTGGACGCCGGTGTCGGCGGAGCCGCGGCGCTCGACGTCGGCGCCCGGCTGCAGCGACTCGCCGAGCACGCGCAGGTCATCGTGGTCACCCACCTGGCCCAGGTCGCCGCGTACGCCGACCGGCACCTGGTCGTCCGTAAGGAGAGCGACGGACAGGTCACCCAGAGCGATGTCGCCGTCGTCGAGGGCGAGGACCGGCTCGCCGAGCTCGCGCGGATGCTGGGCGGAGTGAGCGACAGCCAGGTCGCCCAGGACCACGCCCGCGAGCTGCTCGACGCGGCACAGGGCCCGAGGTCGCGCGGAACGGGCGTGTCGGCCACGCCCGTAGGACGGCGACGGCCCGTGGATAACGTAGGCTGA
- a CDS encoding CTP synthase encodes MVDITKHIFVTGGVASSLGKGLTASSLGHLLRARGLRVTMQKLDPYLNVDPGTMNPFQHGEVFVTEDGAETDLDVGHYERFLDVNLAGDANVTTGKVYSRVLARERRGEYLGDTVQVIPHVTNEIKTQMRAQAADDVDLIITEIGGTVGDIESLPFLEAARQVRQDVGRDNVFFLHVSLVPYLAPSGELKTKPTQHSVAALRQVGIQPDGLVLRADREIPESIKAKISLMCDVDTEACAAAIDAPSIYDIPKVLHTQGLDAYVVRRLGLSFRDVDWHDWDELLQRVHRPQHEVEVALVGKYVDLPDAYLSVTEALRAGGFHHDAKARIRWVASDECKTPGGAQRALGGVDAVLVPGGFGVRGIEGKLGALRWARENKVPTLGICLGLQCMVIEYARDVAKIEGASSSEFDPETPAPVIATMEEQKAFVEGAGDLGGTMRLGAYPALLEEGSVIADAYGTTRVSERHRHRYEVNNAYREQLAEAGLVFSGTSPDGTLVEFVELPRDVHPYYVSTQAHPEFLSRPHRAHPLFAGLIGAAIDEQRASRLVDVPSTRPAETAVAP; translated from the coding sequence GTGGTGGACATTACGAAACACATATTCGTCACCGGAGGCGTCGCCTCTTCACTCGGCAAGGGCCTGACCGCCTCCAGCCTCGGACATCTGCTTCGGGCGCGCGGACTGCGGGTCACCATGCAGAAGCTGGATCCGTATCTGAACGTCGATCCCGGCACCATGAACCCGTTCCAGCACGGTGAGGTCTTCGTCACCGAGGACGGCGCCGAGACCGACCTGGACGTCGGGCACTACGAGCGCTTCCTCGACGTGAATCTCGCGGGTGACGCCAACGTCACCACCGGCAAGGTCTACAGCCGGGTGCTCGCCCGGGAGCGGCGCGGTGAGTACCTCGGCGACACGGTGCAGGTCATCCCGCACGTCACCAACGAGATCAAGACGCAGATGCGCGCGCAGGCCGCCGACGACGTCGACCTGATCATCACCGAGATCGGCGGGACCGTCGGCGACATCGAGTCGCTGCCCTTCCTGGAGGCCGCCCGTCAGGTGCGCCAGGACGTGGGCCGCGACAACGTCTTCTTCCTGCACGTGTCCCTCGTGCCCTACCTCGCGCCGAGCGGCGAGCTCAAGACCAAGCCGACCCAGCACTCCGTCGCCGCGCTGCGGCAGGTCGGTATCCAGCCCGATGGTCTTGTGCTGCGTGCCGATCGGGAGATCCCGGAGAGCATCAAGGCGAAGATCTCGTTGATGTGCGATGTGGACACCGAGGCGTGCGCGGCCGCGATCGACGCGCCGAGCATCTACGACATCCCCAAGGTGCTGCACACGCAGGGGCTGGACGCCTACGTCGTACGCCGCCTCGGGCTGTCCTTCCGGGACGTGGACTGGCATGACTGGGACGAGCTGCTGCAGCGGGTGCACCGCCCGCAGCACGAGGTCGAGGTCGCGCTGGTCGGCAAGTACGTCGACCTGCCCGACGCCTACCTGTCGGTCACCGAGGCCCTGCGCGCCGGCGGATTCCACCACGACGCCAAGGCGCGCATCCGCTGGGTCGCCAGCGACGAGTGCAAGACCCCCGGCGGTGCCCAAAGGGCGCTCGGGGGAGTCGACGCGGTCCTGGTGCCGGGCGGTTTCGGCGTACGCGGCATCGAGGGCAAGCTCGGCGCGCTGCGCTGGGCGCGCGAGAACAAGGTGCCCACGCTCGGCATCTGCCTGGGGCTGCAGTGCATGGTCATCGAGTACGCGCGCGACGTCGCGAAGATCGAGGGGGCATCGTCCTCGGAGTTCGACCCCGAGACGCCGGCGCCGGTCATCGCCACCATGGAGGAGCAGAAGGCCTTCGTCGAGGGCGCGGGCGACCTGGGCGGCACCATGCGCCTCGGCGCGTATCCCGCTCTGCTGGAAGAGGGTTCGGTGATCGCCGATGCCTACGGCACGACTCGCGTGTCCGAGCGACACCGCCACCGCTACGAGGTCAACAACGCCTACCGCGAGCAGCTCGCGGAGGCCGGCCTGGTCTTCAGCGGCACCTCACCGGACGGCACGCTGGTGGAGTTCGTCGAGCTGCCGCGCGACGTGCACCCGTACTACGTCTCGACGCAGGCGCACCCGGAGTTCCTGTCGCGTCCGCACCGCGCGCACCCGCTCTTCGCCGGGCTGATCGGCGCCGCGATCGACGAGCAGCGCGCCAGCCGGCTGGTCGACGTGCCCAGCACCCGACCCGCCGAGACCGCCGTCGCGCCGTGA
- a CDS encoding NUDIX domain-containing protein — MTFADRYDPRPVVSSEHPFHGHVWDVRTDVVDLGDAGEVTRDYIEHTGAVAVVALRGEPGAEEVAMIQQYRHPVRTYDWEIPAGLLDQPGEDPRDAAARELREEADLDAHRWDVLIDLFTSPGALSENIRVFLARDVFDATAEGFEREGEEAGMTTTWVRLDDAVDAVLDGRMHNGPGSAAVMAAYIARQRDWSRLRASDAPWPFHPAYR; from the coding sequence GTGACGTTCGCTGACCGGTACGACCCCCGGCCGGTCGTCTCCTCCGAGCACCCCTTCCACGGGCACGTCTGGGACGTGCGCACCGACGTCGTCGATCTCGGCGACGCGGGTGAGGTGACGCGCGACTACATCGAGCACACCGGAGCCGTCGCGGTCGTCGCGCTGCGCGGCGAGCCGGGCGCCGAGGAGGTGGCGATGATCCAGCAGTACCGCCACCCGGTGCGCACCTATGACTGGGAGATCCCCGCCGGCCTGCTCGACCAGCCCGGTGAGGACCCCCGCGACGCGGCCGCCCGCGAGCTGCGTGAGGAGGCCGACCTCGATGCTCACCGGTGGGACGTGCTGATCGACCTGTTCACCTCACCGGGGGCGTTGTCGGAGAACATCCGCGTCTTCCTCGCGCGTGACGTGTTCGATGCCACCGCAGAGGGTTTCGAGCGCGAGGGCGAGGAAGCCGGTATGACGACGACCTGGGTCCGCCTCGACGACGCGGTCGACGCCGTGCTCGACGGGCGGATGCACAACGGCCCCGGCTCGGCCGCGGTCATGGCGGCGTACATCGCCCGGCAGCGGGACTGGTCCAGGTTGCGCGCCTCCGACGCGCCGTGGCCGTTCCACCCGGCCTACCGGTAG